Proteins found in one Pempheris klunzingeri isolate RE-2024b chromosome 6, fPemKlu1.hap1, whole genome shotgun sequence genomic segment:
- the LOC139202537 gene encoding AN1-type zinc finger protein 5, giving the protein MAQETNQTQVPMLCTMGCGFYGNPRTNGMCSVCYKEHLQRQQGGGRSSPPGEKAATSPAGSPGSASVTVESAASEPSTEVAGTPPEEQTTSPSSPSPVTQQMTAMSISQDSGAVDSDRAEADEGEEEGTSNSTEPVGEAAQALSDNDQTPDKSKKKNRCFSCRKKVGLTGFDCRCGNLFCAIHRYSDKHDCPYDYRSAAAARIRKENPIVVAEKIQKL; this is encoded by the exons ATGGCTCAGGAGACCAATCAGACGCAGGTGCCAATGCTTTGCACTATGGGATGTGGTTTCTATGGTAACCCCCGCACCAACGGCATGTGCTCGGTCTGCTACAAGGAACACCTGCAGAGACAACAGGGAGGGGGGCGATCCAGCCCCCCGGGAGAGAAAG CTGCTACATCACCGGCAGGGTCACCAGGGTCAGCCAGTGTGACTGTGGAGAGTGCAGCCTCAGAGCCCAGTACAGAGGTGGCGGGGACCCCACCTGAGGAACAAACAACCAG TCCCAGCTCCCCCAGCCCTGTAACTCAACAGATGACAGCTATGAGCATCTCCCAGGATTCAGGAGCTGTAGACTCTGATCGAGCAGAGGCTgatgagggagaagaggagggtaCTTCCAACAGCACAG AGCCAGTGGGGGAGGCAGCACAGGCTTTGTCTGATAATGACCAAACTCCTgataaaagcaagaaaaagaacCGCTGCTTTTCTTGCCGGAAGAAAGTGGGCCTTACTG GTTTTGACTGTCGCTGCGGCAACCTGTTCTGTGCCATTCACCGTTATTCTGACAAACACGACTGTCCCTATGATTACCGGAGTGCAGCTGCTGCCCGCATACGCAAGGAAAACCCCATCGTGGTGGCTGAGAAAATTCAGAAGTTATGA
- the plin3 gene encoding mannose-6-phosphate receptor binding protein 1 has product MAESGKTTETGAAAAEPANGHQQSVVSRVSNLPLVSSACEVVSSAYSSTKDSVPLLKGVMDAAESGVRTLGAAASTGSKPLLDIIEPQLATANEYALKGLDKMEEKLPILHQPADKVVSDTVGMVYQSVAGAKDAVLGAVMGGVELTRAAVSGGIITAMGTRMGQMVSSGMSLALSRSEDWVDQNLPLTERELAAVAEPANTEVTTLSASPSYFVRLGKLSAKVQERALQQSLFRAQRARETIYTSVSQITSTLDLLESARTSLGTASTHIGGASEQLLQRWTEWKQKQAGAGQTESEPDGSKDEAEQLEWRTLSMVRGLSDQLKTACSNVVSSAQGLPGAVQDQLTNARQSAEELHSSLGNTSTITPILLERSRHHLTQVQQSLDGVMEYLLNNTPLNWLVGPFAPQITEKAEEDVPMEQSGPHN; this is encoded by the exons ATGGCAGAAAGCGGGAAGACTACTGAgacaggagctgcagcagcagaaccagcTAATGGACACCAACAG AGTGTTGTTTCCCGAGTGAGCAATTTACCTCTGGTCAGTTCGGCTTGCGAGGTGGTTTCCAGCGCCTACAGTAGCACCAAAGACAGCGTGCCCTTGCTGAAGGGGGTGATGGATGCAGCAGAGAGCGGCGTCCGAACCCTGGGAGCAGCCGCCTCCACGGGGTCCAAGCCTCTTTTGGACATTATAGAACCACAGC TTGCTACAGCAAATGAGTACGCCTTGAAAGGGCTGGATAAGATGGAAGAGAAGCTGCCTATACTTCACCAGCCAGCAGACAAG GTGGTGTCGGacacagtaggtatggtgtaCCAGTCGGTGGCAGGGGCCAAAGATGCTGTGCTGGGGGCTGTGATGGGTGGTGTCGAGCTGACCCGGGCAGCAGTCAGCGGAGGCATCATCACCGCCATGGGGACCAGGATGGGCCAGATGGTCAGCAGTGGGATGAGCCTGGCCCTGAGCCGATCCGAAGACTGGGTTGACCAGAACCTACCACTCACTGAGAGGGAGCTGG CTGCTGTGGCTGAGCCTGCCAACACTGAGGTGACTACCCTGTCGGCCAGCCCCAGCTACTTTGTGCGCCTGGGGAAACTCTCTGCCAAAGTACAGGAGCGAGCCCTACAGCAATCCCTGTTCCGTGCACAGCGTGCCAGGGAGACCATCTATACATCAGTATCTCAAATTACCAGTACTCTGGACCTGCTAGAGAGTGCACGCACCAGTCTGGGTACCGCCAGTACCCACATAGGAGGTGcctcagagcagctgctgcaacGCTGGACAGAGTGGAAGCAGAAGCAGGCTGGAGCTGGACAGACTGAGTCAGAGCCAGATGGGAGCAAAGACGAGGCTGAG CAGCTGGAATGGCGGACCCTCTCCATGGTGCGCGGTCTGAGTGACCAGCTGAAGACTGCGTGCTCCAATGTGGTATCAAGTGCTCAGGGTCTACCAGGCGCAGTCCAGGATCAGCTGACCAACGCAAGGCAATCAGCTGAAGAACTGCATTCCTCTCTGGGGAACACCAGCACCATCACACCCATCCTTCTGGAGCGGAGCCGTCATCACCTGACACAA GTTCAACAGTCTCTGGATGGTGTCATGGAGTACCTACTAAACAACACACCACTCAACTGGCTGGTGGGACCCTTTGCCCCTCAGATCACTGAGAAGGCAGAAGAAGATGTGCCGATGGAGCAGAGCGGACCACACAACTag